One window of the Marinilactibacillus sp. Marseille-P9653 genome contains the following:
- a CDS encoding transglutaminase-like domain-containing protein gives MKTYISSLSECIRSLLIGLVHSFLILPVLFLFLRINELSGFESIVLFFAITQLTTAFFKKWWMYFVVQIGVILVFLYRSFPSLTLEASLTKWLFNLWQLGQQEWNQVITGSTSSVPLFLAILALFVLATLLTFTTIRQNFAYPSFLVAFGYLMILHTFTSYAILSQAVTVIGFGMLLIGLTKLNQSQSNRYFFKLSTLTSLLTGALVGLAYWGVDWFMPSQEWVEISTIGYQNRLESRGFFDWIDAQSPGSRYRQTGIGTNDEQLGGPLRKDYTRLFQAYTPEPNYWKVLHRWNYTGEGWGSSPAGLSEEVYSPYERRDYETSTLAAADVSEGGVLTTASVDWQAPIEYIAYPYGWTTIEIDADPVDYSLSYNYSTEYNNVQDKEGLLEGYKVDYDSSFPDRLDEAQLREDDGWRMLFWEEMSSQPLDDTLIESGDQSLAEWMSLAAPEGVQLPLDFPQRVKELAQELTEGMNSEYEMVRAIELYLKSEGGFRYSLRDTAQTPSGEDYVEHFLFETKVGYCDNFSSAMVTMLRSIGIPARWVKGFTPGSSQTNADGEQYYQITNSNAHSWPEVYFPSTGWVPFEPSPSFANPITRTEDDVSPEDDRFSFDDQAVTLEDLEADTDTAVDETTEEEALSEEVGEESIEDPIAEEESETEEAESPDRSPLSIVTFMLMIFSLILFVFSTLYFSLHLRLMTWLLKKAIQGNKISLEKACHWTLRLFDQKQKRSKSQTVHDYVTVFQTLTKEDAEILSEFVALTDHTFYSKTISVSSISALQKETLISTLDVLAKSLKRKNGVNK, from the coding sequence TTGAAAACTTATATCAGCTCTTTATCAGAATGTATTCGTTCTTTACTAATAGGATTGGTTCATAGTTTTTTAATTCTTCCTGTACTTTTTTTATTTTTACGGATCAATGAATTGTCTGGTTTTGAATCTATTGTCCTCTTTTTCGCAATCACTCAGTTGACGACTGCCTTTTTCAAAAAATGGTGGATGTACTTTGTAGTCCAGATCGGTGTGATTCTCGTCTTTCTTTATCGGTCATTTCCGTCTTTGACTCTTGAAGCATCGCTGACTAAGTGGCTCTTTAACTTATGGCAATTGGGACAACAAGAATGGAATCAAGTGATTACTGGAAGTACGTCTTCCGTACCCTTATTTCTCGCTATTTTAGCCCTATTTGTGTTAGCAACTTTACTAACCTTTACCACGATTCGTCAAAATTTTGCTTATCCATCCTTTCTTGTCGCTTTTGGTTATCTCATGATTTTACACACCTTTACAAGTTACGCGATTCTTTCTCAGGCGGTAACCGTTATTGGGTTTGGTATGCTCTTGATTGGTCTTACAAAACTGAATCAAAGCCAGAGTAATCGGTACTTTTTTAAACTTTCTACTTTGACGAGCCTTCTCACCGGTGCATTGGTTGGATTGGCTTACTGGGGAGTCGATTGGTTTATGCCTTCTCAGGAATGGGTTGAAATTAGTACGATCGGTTATCAAAACAGACTCGAAAGTCGTGGTTTTTTTGACTGGATTGATGCCCAGTCTCCAGGTTCAAGATACCGCCAGACTGGCATAGGGACCAATGACGAACAATTGGGTGGTCCCTTGAGAAAAGACTACACGCGACTATTTCAAGCGTATACTCCAGAACCTAATTACTGGAAAGTCTTGCATCGCTGGAATTATACTGGCGAGGGCTGGGGCAGTTCCCCCGCGGGACTATCAGAAGAAGTCTATTCTCCTTATGAACGAAGAGATTATGAAACTTCTACCTTGGCTGCTGCTGATGTTTCTGAAGGCGGTGTGCTCACTACTGCTTCTGTTGATTGGCAGGCTCCAATTGAGTACATTGCTTATCCTTATGGATGGACAACCATAGAAATAGACGCTGATCCTGTAGACTATTCTCTGTCTTACAATTACTCAACCGAGTACAATAATGTCCAAGACAAAGAAGGCCTACTGGAAGGATACAAGGTAGATTACGACTCCAGTTTCCCGGACCGGCTGGATGAGGCTCAACTCCGAGAAGATGACGGTTGGAGAATGTTATTCTGGGAAGAAATGTCTAGCCAGCCACTAGACGATACGCTGATTGAATCAGGTGATCAGTCGCTTGCTGAATGGATGTCTCTAGCTGCCCCAGAAGGCGTTCAACTTCCACTAGATTTCCCACAACGCGTGAAAGAGCTAGCACAAGAACTAACCGAGGGAATGAATAGCGAATATGAAATGGTTCGAGCTATAGAATTGTATCTGAAAAGTGAAGGTGGTTTTCGGTATAGTTTAAGAGATACCGCTCAAACACCGTCAGGAGAAGATTATGTTGAACATTTTCTATTTGAAACAAAAGTTGGCTATTGTGATAATTTTTCCAGTGCAATGGTTACCATGCTGCGTTCTATAGGGATTCCCGCTCGATGGGTCAAAGGATTCACTCCTGGAAGTAGCCAGACTAATGCTGATGGAGAACAATATTATCAAATCACCAATTCGAATGCTCATTCTTGGCCGGAAGTCTATTTTCCAAGTACTGGATGGGTCCCTTTTGAACCTAGTCCTTCCTTTGCTAATCCGATCACACGAACAGAAGACGATGTTTCTCCTGAAGATGACCGTTTTTCTTTCGATGATCAAGCTGTAACATTGGAAGATCTTGAAGCAGATACAGACACTGCAGTCGACGAAACTACTGAAGAAGAAGCACTATCTGAAGAAGTCGGAGAAGAATCAATAGAGGATCCCATAGCTGAAGAAGAAAGCGAAACAGAAGAAGCAGAATCCCCTGATCGTTCTCCGCTTTCTATCGTTACATTTATGCTTATGATCTTCAGTCTGATCTTATTCGTATTTAGTACATTGTATTTCTCACTACACTTGCGTTTAATGACTTGGTTACTAAAAAAAGCGATTCAAGGCAATAAGATTTCTCTTGAAAAAGCCTGCCATTGGACATTACGATTATTTGATCAGAAGCAAAAAAGGTCAAAAAGTCAGACAGTTCATGACTATGTGACTGTATTCCAAACGCTGACAAAAGAAGATGCAGAGATATTATCTGAATTCGTTGCACTAACAGATCACACTTTTTATAGTAAAACGATCTCGGTTTCATCTATTTCTGCTCTACAAAAAGAAACGTTAATTAGTACACTGGACGTTTTAGCAAAGAGTCTTAAAAGAAAAAACGGAGTCAACAAATAA
- a CDS encoding DUF58 domain-containing protein, giving the protein MKQRFINWRGLMFVLLYFFIILYTLTFPSSVSWFIFYSFSFVLLVAFFSSRLKIYFKNIQWVVTEDNRLDLSFTLYRRWHLLFLLSSFELILTDQQGKQIFQTVYPDLFLKNRSEFRALSQHMTRGHYEQLTVQTRGLGLFGLFRHRFTHSLSVDFAIYPKKAPQERILNLLSEQAIRLTDLDSLSHAFEVKELRAYQPRDAIGSIDWKSSLKREQWMIKEYDREDHLSISLYFVGFSSSQFEDLLSLAYSLDQYLSAYSKNDLHLLGSFNGQTDKRSQPYDYLTIQPSEDDQRLLKLLGPLDTFKTTILIIAPRNMSFPDTIKNTPNLFILDERQLDSLKGGSED; this is encoded by the coding sequence ATGAAGCAGCGTTTTATCAATTGGCGTGGATTAATGTTCGTATTACTGTACTTTTTTATCATTCTTTACACATTAACGTTTCCTTCTTCTGTATCCTGGTTTATTTTTTATAGCTTTTCATTTGTTCTACTTGTCGCGTTTTTTTCATCTCGCCTGAAGATTTATTTCAAGAATATCCAATGGGTTGTTACGGAAGATAATCGTTTAGACCTTTCTTTTACCCTTTACCGGAGATGGCATCTCTTATTTTTATTGTCTTCGTTTGAATTGATTTTAACCGATCAACAAGGCAAACAGATTTTTCAGACGGTTTATCCGGATTTATTTTTAAAAAATCGCTCCGAGTTTCGTGCTTTATCTCAACATATGACTAGAGGCCATTATGAACAGCTGACGGTTCAGACCCGAGGACTCGGTTTGTTTGGTTTATTTAGACATCGTTTTACACATTCGCTTTCTGTAGACTTTGCAATTTATCCAAAAAAAGCGCCACAAGAACGAATATTAAACCTCTTATCTGAACAAGCCATTCGCTTAACAGATTTAGATTCTCTCTCCCATGCCTTTGAAGTGAAGGAATTAAGAGCTTATCAACCTCGTGACGCAATTGGCTCTATTGATTGGAAGTCGAGCCTGAAGCGGGAACAGTGGATGATCAAAGAATATGATCGTGAAGACCACCTATCTATCAGTTTGTACTTTGTAGGCTTCTCTTCTTCACAATTTGAAGACTTGCTCAGTTTAGCCTACAGTCTGGATCAGTATTTATCTGCTTATTCCAAAAATGACCTTCACTTACTAGGTTCATTTAACGGACAAACTGATAAACGCAGTCAACCTTATGATTATCTAACCATTCAACCAAGTGAGGATGATCAGCGCTTACTCAAATTGCTAGGTCCTTTGGATACGTTTAAAACGACTATTTTGATTATAGCGCCACGGAATATGTCATTTCCTGATACGATCAAAAATACGCCCAATCTTTTTATTTTAGATGAGCGTCAATTGGATTCACTGAAAGGAGGCTCTGAAGATTGA
- a CDS encoding MoxR family ATPase gives MTYSVQTEQSIAKLHTLIDTVDQIVIGKKDVTRYTLIAMLAGGHVLFEDIPGVGKTLLIKTIAKCLEADFSRVQFTPDLIPSDIIGFSVPNMQDAQFEFRHGPLFNQIVLADEINRTSPRTQAAMLEAMSEKQVTLDGKTHLLPDPFFVLATQNPIDYEGTYPLPEAQLDRFLFQLSLGYPSKEQEIRMLESPDQLNSIEQLQPILSLNEFNTLKELVKSVYVNPQLLDYMIMLVDRTRNHSELRLGISPRGTQYCLAAARGQALLSGRDYVTPQDILSIIKPLFRHRLLFVNRMTAQAIDAFIDELISQVDIPTKIRSTK, from the coding sequence TTGACTTATTCAGTACAAACAGAGCAATCTATTGCAAAATTACATACATTAATTGATACCGTCGATCAAATTGTAATCGGTAAAAAAGACGTTACCCGATATACCTTGATTGCCATGCTAGCGGGCGGTCATGTCCTTTTTGAAGATATTCCCGGTGTAGGTAAAACGCTCCTGATCAAAACGATTGCCAAGTGTTTGGAAGCTGATTTCTCACGAGTGCAATTCACACCAGACTTAATTCCTTCTGACATTATCGGCTTTTCCGTACCCAACATGCAAGATGCTCAATTCGAGTTTCGGCACGGCCCATTGTTCAATCAAATCGTACTAGCAGACGAAATCAATCGTACTTCTCCTAGAACACAGGCGGCCATGCTAGAAGCCATGTCTGAGAAACAAGTAACACTTGATGGTAAGACCCATTTATTACCGGACCCTTTCTTTGTTTTGGCTACTCAAAATCCTATCGACTATGAAGGAACCTATCCTTTACCTGAAGCGCAGCTCGATCGATTTCTTTTTCAACTTTCTTTAGGATACCCTAGTAAAGAACAGGAAATCCGAATGCTCGAATCCCCAGATCAATTAAACTCGATAGAACAGTTACAACCAATTTTGTCTTTAAACGAATTCAATACGCTTAAAGAGCTGGTGAAATCTGTTTATGTCAATCCACAACTGCTGGATTATATGATTATGCTTGTTGACCGTACTCGTAACCATTCTGAACTTAGACTCGGTATTAGTCCGAGAGGAACCCAGTATTGTTTAGCTGCTGCACGCGGACAGGCTCTTTTAAGTGGTCGTGATTATGTCACCCCGCAAGATATCTTATCCATTATTAAACCTTTATTCAGACATCGCCTTTTATTTGTAAATAGGATGACCGCTCAAGCAATTGATGCCTTTATTGACGAACTAATCAGTCAGGTAGATATTCCTACTAAAATCAGGAGCACGAAATGA
- a CDS encoding ABC transporter ATP-binding protein, which produces MDKILEMKEVTKSFGGNHVLKGVDFSVYPGEIIGYIGPNGAGKSTTVKIILGLLQPDMGEIFIFGKSLKDSGDTYKARIGYVPENAELYDTLSAEEYLLFVGRLYGLEEDMVREKSLKMMQILGIEEAFKNRLSSFSKGMRQKVLIISSLLHNPDILFWDEPLNGLDANSVQIVKEILSELKKEGKTVFYSSHIMDTVEKLSDRIIILNEGRVVADGHFDELQKEADGTLEQLFNQLTGFNEYEELANAFVSVMKGETPYDA; this is translated from the coding sequence ATGGATAAGATTTTAGAAATGAAAGAAGTCACGAAATCTTTTGGAGGCAATCACGTTTTAAAAGGCGTTGATTTTTCAGTCTATCCGGGAGAAATTATTGGATACATTGGACCAAATGGCGCTGGAAAAAGTACGACCGTTAAAATAATTTTGGGATTACTCCAACCAGATATGGGGGAAATCTTTATATTTGGAAAGTCCCTTAAAGATTCAGGAGATACTTATAAAGCTCGAATCGGATATGTGCCTGAGAATGCAGAACTATACGATACCTTATCTGCTGAAGAGTACTTGCTCTTTGTAGGTAGACTATATGGACTGGAAGAAGACATGGTTCGAGAGAAGAGCTTGAAAATGATGCAGATCCTAGGTATCGAAGAAGCCTTTAAGAACCGCTTATCGTCTTTTTCAAAAGGAATGCGTCAGAAAGTTCTGATTATATCTAGCTTATTACATAATCCAGATATTCTATTTTGGGATGAACCGTTAAATGGGCTGGACGCCAACAGCGTACAAATCGTAAAAGAAATTCTTTCAGAATTGAAAAAAGAAGGAAAAACAGTCTTTTATTCTTCGCACATTATGGATACGGTGGAGAAACTCAGTGACCGTATTATCATCTTGAATGAAGGGCGTGTGGTAGCTGACGGACATTTTGATGAGCTTCAAAAAGAGGCAGATGGAACACTTGAGCAGTTGTTCAATCAGTTGACGGGATTCAACGAATATGAAGAACTCGCCAATGCCTTCGTTTCAGTCATGAAAGGAGAAACGCCTTATGATGCGTAA
- a CDS encoding glycosyltransferase family 4 protein has protein sequence MEHFNKKVLLYKGSEKVITQSGIGEALRHQKQMLESLNVAYTENSKEDYDVVHLNTILPDSVFMAKKARRDGKKVIYYGHSTMEDFRNSFRGSNMIAPLFRKWLQYCYRQGDIVVTPTEYSKKLLLNYRLNRPIVSLSNGVDTTYFTKVSSNGARFRKQYHLAEDQKVIVSVGHLIERKGILDFLALAKQYPEYLFFWFGHTSKSLMTRAVQNAIKQASDNVRFPGFISSSELRDVYSGSDLFLFMTHEETEGIVLLEALANEIPVLVRDIPIYKEWLPDKTVVYKAATPEGFKKILPLILEKKLPSLTTPGRQAAEQLDLKKVSLDLAIIYKKLFND, from the coding sequence TTGGAACACTTCAACAAGAAAGTCTTACTGTATAAAGGTTCAGAAAAAGTCATCACTCAAAGTGGGATTGGTGAAGCACTTCGTCACCAGAAACAAATGTTAGAATCCCTCAATGTAGCTTATACTGAAAATTCTAAAGAAGACTATGACGTAGTGCATTTGAATACGATACTTCCCGACTCCGTATTTATGGCGAAAAAAGCTCGTAGAGATGGGAAAAAAGTCATCTATTATGGACATTCCACTATGGAAGATTTTAGGAATTCTTTCCGTGGATCCAATATGATTGCGCCACTTTTCAGAAAATGGCTGCAGTATTGCTACCGCCAAGGAGATATCGTTGTCACACCAACAGAGTATTCTAAAAAGCTTTTACTGAATTACCGTTTAAACAGACCCATCGTTTCTTTATCGAACGGAGTCGATACTACTTACTTCACTAAAGTATCTTCTAATGGTGCGCGTTTTAGAAAGCAGTATCACTTGGCTGAAGACCAGAAAGTCATTGTTTCCGTTGGACACTTGATTGAACGTAAAGGTATCCTAGACTTTTTAGCCTTAGCTAAACAGTATCCTGAATACTTGTTTTTCTGGTTTGGACATACATCAAAGTCTCTTATGACTCGTGCCGTGCAAAATGCCATTAAACAAGCTTCAGATAACGTACGATTTCCCGGATTCATTTCTTCTTCTGAATTACGAGATGTCTATTCTGGTAGTGATTTATTTCTATTCATGACGCATGAAGAAACAGAAGGTATTGTACTGCTAGAAGCTTTAGCCAACGAAATTCCTGTATTGGTTAGAGATATCCCAATTTATAAAGAGTGGTTACCCGATAAGACAGTGGTTTATAAAGCAGCCACTCCAGAAGGATTCAAAAAAATACTTCCTCTGATTTTAGAGAAAAAATTACCCTCACTGACTACACCAGGTCGCCAAGCTGCTGAACAGCTTGACCTTAAGAAAGTGAGCCTTGATCTAGCTATTATTTACAAAAAATTATTCAATGATTAA
- a CDS encoding glycosyltransferase family 4 protein yields MKILITTEWYTPTVNGVITSIINLKEILTDMGHEVRILTLSEKSNSHIDEEQGLYSMPSYGVGKIYPGARVALTMDDDVLSHIVDWNPDVVHTQCEFSTFRIARRISQTLMIPIVHTYHTVYEDYTHYFSPNKKWGKKAVALFSKRVLNHSDAVIVPTKKVESLLKGYKVNQPVHVIPTGLDLEKFNKPVEQKEITALRRSLSIPDDCSVLVSVGRIAKEKNLEEIISYLKELDDPKLRLLVVGDGPYRETLEAFIDEIDARAFVVFAGMVDPNEIATYYQAGDLFVSASTSETQGLSYIEALASGVFALCRKDDCLIDVIEDGENGFQYTQFSEFKSSLYTLLTQDDFDHSKKLAAQNKIEETYSIEAFGKSVELVYLEAIRTHTHQHVFSL; encoded by the coding sequence ATGAAGATATTAATTACAACAGAATGGTACACTCCAACTGTTAACGGTGTAATCACTTCTATTATCAACCTAAAAGAGATTTTGACAGACATGGGACACGAAGTCCGCATACTGACTCTATCAGAAAAATCCAACTCTCATATAGATGAAGAGCAGGGGTTATATTCAATGCCTTCTTATGGTGTCGGAAAAATTTATCCCGGTGCACGAGTGGCTTTGACGATGGATGATGATGTGTTGTCTCATATTGTGGACTGGAACCCTGACGTTGTTCACACTCAGTGTGAGTTCAGCACGTTTAGAATCGCGCGTAGAATCTCTCAGACTCTGATGATCCCAATAGTGCATACATATCACACTGTCTATGAAGATTATACGCATTATTTTTCACCAAATAAAAAATGGGGCAAAAAGGCTGTTGCTTTATTCAGCAAAAGAGTCTTGAACCATTCTGATGCTGTGATTGTTCCGACAAAAAAAGTCGAATCTCTTTTAAAAGGATACAAGGTAAATCAGCCTGTACATGTGATTCCTACTGGTCTGGATTTAGAGAAATTCAATAAGCCAGTTGAACAGAAAGAGATTACAGCATTGAGACGCTCTCTTTCTATACCTGATGATTGTTCCGTACTTGTCAGTGTCGGAAGAATCGCTAAAGAAAAAAATCTGGAAGAAATTATTTCTTATCTTAAAGAGCTTGATGATCCGAAACTTCGACTCCTAGTCGTTGGAGATGGCCCTTACAGAGAAACACTGGAGGCCTTTATTGATGAAATAGACGCTCGTGCCTTTGTAGTCTTCGCCGGCATGGTCGATCCTAATGAAATTGCCACTTACTATCAGGCAGGAGATCTTTTTGTCAGTGCGTCTACTAGTGAAACACAAGGTCTTTCTTATATCGAAGCCCTTGCAAGCGGCGTATTTGCTTTATGTAGAAAAGATGATTGTCTAATTGACGTAATTGAAGATGGAGAGAATGGATTCCAGTATACTCAATTTTCTGAATTCAAGTCTTCTCTTTATACCCTACTAACGCAAGATGATTTTGATCATTCAAAAAAACTGGCAGCACAAAACAAAATCGAAGAAACGTACTCTATCGAAGCTTTTGGAAAAAGTGTGGAACTGGTCTATTTAGAAGCTATCAGAACCCATACGCATCAGCACGTTTTCTCTCTTTAG